One region of Armigeres subalbatus isolate Guangzhou_Male chromosome 3, GZ_Asu_2, whole genome shotgun sequence genomic DNA includes:
- the LOC134227294 gene encoding uncharacterized protein LOC134227294, with amino-acid sequence MWNKIACLLVLFSQIEVNFSRSAIETPVDIDYASEEKFIQGDGCKISLGKELNLQQPFFLIPGTETFYTPLPNTTDLLFHMGEQLELFCTRGFANPSVEPGKKTSIITSCDGDDGFIHNGETYNITQLTCKGPVFHEAHRTGNRCFNDASLVKIGFDMGSRFAKIYEACFDENTLQTYYVKHSLYPWNVKHQSTKRPPSFIQGDFYPSLRVTKLYNIESQRKTFEKILGSPARADALLNNKKDLFLARGHLAAKADFVFGAHQRATFWFINVAPQWQKFNAFNWQRIETGVKDFVARNDLNVTVYTGTYGVLELPDANGDMQQIFLDVDPNNGGRIPVPKVYYKILHDEQNDAGIVLIGVNNPHATMEEINDNYVFCKDVSDKISWLKWKREFIPGGYSYACDVNEFNAVTNHLPLKTITNLLI; translated from the exons ATGTGGAATAAGATCGCCTGCTTATTGGTGCTTTTTTCTCAGATTGAGGTGAATTTCTCCAGATCGGCGATAGAGACGCCAGTGGACATCGATTACGCTTCAGAGGAAAAATTTATTCAAGGAGATG GCTGTAAGATTTCTTTGGGCAAAGAACTCAATCTCCAGCAACCATTTTTTCTTATCCCGGGAACGGAAACATTCTACACTCCATTGCCCAACACCACAGACCTACTGTTCCACATGGGAGAACAGCTAGAACTATTCTGTACACGTGGGTTTGCGAATCCGAGTGTCGAACCGGGCAAGAAGACCTCCATCATTACATCATGTGACGGAGATGACGGGTTCATTCACAATGGAGAAACTTATAACATAACACAACTCACTTGCAAGGGACCGGTATTCCATGAGGCTCACCGTACAGGCAACCGTTGTTTCAACGATGCAAGTTTGGTGAAAATCGGGTTTGATATGGGTTCCCGTTTTGCCAAAATATACGAAGCTTGTTTTGACGAAAACACTTTGCAAACATATTACGTCAAGCACAGCTTGTACCCCTGGAATGTGAAACACCAATCAACGAAGCGGCCGCCTTCATTCATTCAAGGTGATTTTTACCCATCGCTAAGAGTGACAAAACTTTACAACATTGAATCTCAACGGAAAACGTTTGAAAAGATTCTCGGATCGCCGGCACGAGCTGATGCTTTGTTGAACAATAAGAAAGATCTATTCCTAGCACGTGGTCACCTTGCTGCTAAAGCTGACTTTGTGTTCGGCGCTCATCAGCGTGCAACGTTCTGGTTCATTAACGTTGCACCACAGTGGCAGAAGTTCAACGCTTTCAACTGGCAGCGTATAGAGACAGGCGTAAAAGACTTTGTTGCTCGGAACGATTTGAATGTAACCGTGTACACGGGAACATACGGAGTACTGGAACTTCCGGACGCTAATGGTGATATGCAACAGATCTTCCTGGATGTAGATCCGAACAATGGCGGAAGAATACCGGTTCCCAAGGTGTATTATAAGATACTACATGACGAGCAAAACGATGCTGGTATCGTGCTTATCGGTGTGAACAATCCGCATGCAACGATGGAAGAGATTAATGATAACTATGTGTTCTGTAAGGATGTTTCCGACAAAATCAGCTGGCTGAAGTGGAAACGTGAGTTCATCCCGGGTGGATACTCTTATGCATGTGATGTAAACGAATTCAACGCTGTTACCAATCAtttaccattgaaaacaattaccAATCTTTTGATATAG